The Drosophila biarmipes strain raj3 chromosome 2L, RU_DBia_V1.1, whole genome shotgun sequence genome has a window encoding:
- the LOC108033747 gene encoding thioester-containing protein 1 allele R1 isoform X3 has translation MLRLFLCGFILLFALQINADAVYGHYSVVAPGTIRSNAKYTVSVAVHKADDPTRIKVSLNGPSYNETKEFELFPMSSRNVEFEVPKLASGDYNLTAEGISGIVFKNSTKLNYADEKPSTFIQTDKATYKPADLVQFRILFLDENTRPATIDKPISVVITDGAQNRIKQFSDVKLTKGVYSGELQLSEQPVLGTWKISVSVDGDNRETKSFDVDKYVLPKFEVTVDTAKDVVQADNVIRATIRAKYTYGKPVKGKATVTMEQNYGYYGDSEANKQEKTIDIDGKGHVEFDLNGLRSSQYSPPMKLFAIVTEELTGNKQNASATVRLHQQRYNIENLERPDHYHSKKSFIYKVVVKNVDGSPVTGTTKKAKITFQNEYRYWTQPSSESGITFEAPVDEKGIATFNVTLPDNDTRFYRVVASFDGSENHVGTMSKFQPELDRNEPLKIQVNTKTPRLGQKVSFDVISNEGMSYFVYTIVGRGNILESNIMYVPTGLDRITVKFEPTFSMVPKATIYVYYVLNDEFHFEEKSIDFEKDFLNSIEISAPVGAKPSEEVKLQVKTNYDSFVGLLGVDQSVLLLKSGNDLSQDEIFNSFNKYQTSTPWQRGYGRYPGQSSGLVTLTNAHYPFSTDFPDYVEDDPANYALEENVEEDRLGILSLMPEFNAFISDTGNNVEPVKIRKNFADVWMWQSIGRSVDGEGFTLTKKIPDTITSWVVTGFSLNPLTGIALTKNPSKIRVFQPFFVSTNLPYSVKRGEVIAIPVVIFNYLDKALDADVVMDNSDQEYEFTEATNEVLEKAIDEVRRVKRVTIPANSGKSVSFMIRPKNVGSTTLKITATSPLAGDTIHQKLKVEPEGVTQFENRAVFINLKDQPELSQSLEAEIPSEVVPQSEFIEFSVVGDLLGPTLQNLDNLVRMPYGCGEQNMVNFVPNILVLKYLEVTGRKLPAVESKARKFLEIGYQRELTYKHNDGSYSAFGKSDASGSTWLTAYVMRSFHQAGTYTDVDPKVVVAGLDFLVSKQKESGEFPEVGKLFDNANQNALGLTSFVLLAFFENHELLSKYQSAVEKAVQYVAEETDKTDDQYSLAIAAVALQLAKHPQAEKVLAKLENVARNENDRRWWSKAPESTGEEGRFFHWKPRSNDVEITSYVLLALLEKDAAEKSLPIMKWLISQRNSNGGFASTQDTVIGLQALTKFAYKTGSGSGTMDIEFAPAGGSKDTIKVNPENSLVLQTHVLPKDTRKLDFTAKGTGSAMVQLSYRYNLAEKDKKPSFKVTPTVKDSASNQLLVVDICAEYVPLDEADKEKDSNMAVMEIALPSGFVGDADSLGKIEAVDRVKRVETKNSDSTVIVYFDSLSPGDVRCLPVEASKAHAVAKQKPASVSLYDYYDTERKATEYYTVQSSLCDICEGSDCGEGCKKA, from the exons ATGCTGAGGCTCTTTCTGTGCGGATTTATCTTGCTATTCGCTCTGCAAATCAATGCTGATGCCGTATACGG GCACTACTCGGTGGTTGCGCCTGGCACCATCCGATCCAACGCCAAGTACACGGTGTCCGTTGCCGTCCACAAGGCAGATGATCCCACTCGGATAAAAGTCAGTCTGAATGGACCATCCTACAATGAGACCAAGGAATTCGAGTTGTTCCCCATGAGCTCCAGGAACGTGGAGTTTGAGGTGCCCAAACTGGCCAGCGGCGACTACAACCTCACTGCTGAGGGAATAAGTGGTATTGTGTTCAAGAACTCGACCAAACTGAATTATGCGGATGAGAAGCCTTCGACCTTTATTCAAACTGATAAGGCCACCTACAAGCCCGCTGATCTCGTGCAGTTCCGTATCCTCTTCCTGGACGAGAACACTCGACCCGCCACGATTGACAAGCCAATATCCGTTGTAATCACCGACGGAGCCCAGAACAGGATTAAGCAGTTTAGTGATGTGAAGCTGACCAAGGGTGTCTACTCCGGGGAGCTCCAGTTGTCGGAGCAACCTGTTCTGGGTACCTGGAAGATATCCGTCAGCGTTGATGGTGATAACAGGGAGACCAAGTCCTTCGATGTGGACAAGTATGTCCTGCCGAAATTCGAGGTCACCGTGGACACAGCCAAGGATGTGGTCCAAGCAGATAATGTGATCAGGGCCACAATTCGCGCTAAATACACATACGGAAAACCAGTCAAGGGCAAGGCGACAGTTACGATGGAACAGAACTACGGATACTACGGAGATTCTGAAGCTAACAAACAGGAAAAGACCATCGACATCGATGGGAAGGGTCATGTAGAGTTTGATCTCAACGGGCTCCGAAGCAGCCAGTACTCACCCCCTATGAAACTCTTTGCCATTGTCACCGAGGAACTGACAGGCAACAAACAGAACGCCTCCGCTACAGTGCGTCTCCACCAGCAGCGGtataatatagaaaatttgGAAAGACCCGACCATTATCATAGCAAGAAGTCGTTTATCTATAAGGTTGTGGTGAAAAACGTAGATGGGTCTCCGGTCACGGGCACCACGAAAAAGGCCAAGATAACCTTTCAGAATGAGTATCGCTATTGGACACAGCCTTCCTCCGAGTCAGGCATCACTTTTGAGGCTCCTGTAGACGAGAAAGGCATCGCCACGTTTAATGTTACGCTGCCCGATAATGATACCAGATTTTACCGTGTTGTTGCCAGTTTCGATGGCTCAGAGAACCACGTTGGAACCATGTCAAAGTTCCAGCCAGAGTTGGACAGAAATGAACCCCTTAAGATTCAGGTGAACACGAAAAC GCCAAGACTGGGCCAGAAAGTTTCTTTCGATGTTATATCCAACGAAGGCATGTCCTACTTTGTTTACACTATTGTGGGCAGAGGTAATATTCTGGAAAGTAATATTATGTATGTGCCAACGGGTCTTGATAGGATTACTGTCAAGTTTGAACCAACGTTTAGCATGGTGCCCAAGGCAACGATCTATGTTTACTACGTCTTGAACGATGAGTTTCACTTCGAAGAGAAATCCATTGACTTTGAGAAAGATTTCCTTAACTCG ATTGAAATTTCGGCTCCAGTGGGCGCCAAGCCCAGTGAAGAGGTCAAGTTACAGGTTAAAACGAATTACGACTCCTTTGTGGGCCTCCTGGGTGTGGATCAGAGTGTCTTGCTGCTCAAGTCGGGAAACGATCTAAGCCAAGATGAAATCTTCAACAGCTTCAACAAGTACCAGACATCGACACCCTGGCAACGTGGTTATGGACGGTATCCTGGACAGAGCTCCGGATTGGTGACCCTAACCAACGCCCACTATCCCTTCAGCACTG ATTTCCCTGACTATGTCGAAGATGATCCAGCAAACTATGCCCTCGAAGAAAATGTTGAGGAAGACCGATTGGGAATTTTATCCCTTATGCCAGAGTTTAATGCCTTTATCTCTGACACCGGGAATAACGTTGAACCGGTAAAGATACGTAAGAACTTTGCCGATGTCTGGATGTGGCAATCGATCGGCCGGAG TGTGGATGGCGAAGGTTTCACCCTGACCAAGAAGATTCCGGATACAATTACCTCGTGGGTGGTGACGGGATTCTCCCTGAACCCCTTAACCGGTATTGCTTTGACCAAGAACCCCAGCAAGATTCGAGTGTTCCAGCCCTTTTTCGTGTCCACCAATCTGCCGTATTCCGTTAAGCGAG GCGAGGTAATTGCCATTCCGGTGGTGATATTCAACTACCTGGACAAGGCCCTCGATGCAGACGTAGTTATGGACAACTCAGACCAGGAGTACGAGTTTACCGAGGCCACCAATGAGGTGTTGGAGAAGGCGATCGATGAGGTGCGCCGGGTCAAGAGGGTCACGATTCCAGCCAACAGTGGCAAGAGTGTGTCATTTATGATCCGCCCGAAGAACGTGGGATCCACAACCCTGAAAATCACGGCCACCTCTCCCTTGGCCGGCGACACCATCCACCAGAAACTGAAGGTAGAGCCGGAGGGCGTAACCCAGTTCGAGAACCGGGCAGTCTTCATCAATCTTAAAGATCAGCCGGAGTTGTCGCAGTCGCTGGAAGCCGAGATTCCCAGCGAAGTGGTACCTCAGTCTGAATTCATTGAGTTCTCTGTGGTGGGTGATCTGCTGGGACCCACGCTCCAGAACCTCGACAATCTGGTGCGCATGCCCTACGGTTGCGGAGAGCAAAACATGGTCAACTTTGTGCCCAACATCCTGGTGTTGAAATACCTGGAGGTCACTGGCAGAAAACTACCAGCCGTCGAGTCCAAGGCCAGGAAGTTCCTGGAGATCGGCTATCAGAGGGAACTGACCTACAAGCACAATGATGGCTCCTACAGTGCCTTTGGAAAGTCGGATGCCTCTGGCAGCACCTGGCTCACCGCCTACGTGATGCGGTCCTTCCATCAAGCGGGAACCTACACGGATGTTGATCCCAAGGTTGTGGTTGCAGGTCTCGATTTCCTCGTTTCCAAGCAGAAGGAGAGTGGCGAATTCCCGGAGGTGGGAAAACTCTTTGACAATGCCAACCAGAATGCCCTGGGTCTCACTTCGTTCGTACTACTGGCCTTCTTCGAGAATCAT GAACTCTTGTCGAAATACCAGTCGGCTGTTGAGAAGGCAGTTCAGTATGTGGCCGAGGAGACCGACAAGACGGACGACCAGTATTCCCTGGCCATTGCCGCCGTTGCCCTGCAACTAGCCAAGCATCCGCAAGCGGAGAAGGTCCTGGCcaagttggagaacgtggccCGAAACGAAAACGATCGCAGGTGGTGGTCCAAGGCTCCGGAGTCGACGGGAGAGGAGGGCAGATTCTTCCACTGGAAGCCTCGCAGCAACGACGTGGAGATCACCTCCTATGTGCTGCTCGCTCTCCTCGAAAAGGATGCGGCGGAGAAGTCGCTGCCCATCATGAAGTGGCTGATCTCACAGCGAAACAGCAACGGAGGATTCGCCTCCACCCAGGACACGGTGATTGGACTGCAGGCCCTCACGAAGTTCGCCTACAAGACGGGTTCCGGTTCGGGCACCATGGATATAGAGTTTGCTCCAGCGGGAGGATCGAAAGACACGATCAAGGTTAACCCTGAGAACTCACTTGTTCTGCAGACCCACGTCCTGCCCAAGGACACTCGCAAACTGGACTTCACAGCCAAGGGCACTGGATCTGCGATGGTCCAGCTATCCTACCGCTACAACCTGGCTGAGAAGGACAAGAAGCCCAGCTTTAAGGTGACGCCCACGGTGAAGGACTCCGCGTCCAACCAACTGCTGGTGGTGGACATCTGCGCCGAGTACGTGCCCTTGGATGAGGCCGACAAGGAGAAGGACTCCAACATGGCTGTCATGGAGATCGCGCTGCCCTCCGGATTTGTCGGAGACGCCGACAGCTTGGGCAAAATCGAAGCCGTGGATCGAGTGAAGCGCGTCGAGACCAAGAACTCCGACTCCACGGTGATCGTCTACTTCGACAGCCTGAGCCCCGGAGATGTCCGGTGCCTGCCGGTGGAGGCCTCCAAGGCGCATGCGGTGGCCAAGCAGAAGCCTGCCTCCGTTTCCCTGTACGACTACTACGACACGGAGCGCAAGGCCACCGAGTACTACACGGTGCAGTCGTCCCTCTGCGACATCTGCGAGGGCAGCGACTGCGGAGAGGGCTGCAAGAAGGCCTAA
- the LOC108033747 gene encoding thioester-containing protein 1 allele R1 isoform X7 codes for MLRLFLCGFILLFALQINADAVYGHYSVVAPGTIRSNAKYTVSVAVHKADDPTRIKVSLNGPSYNETKEFELFPMSSRNVEFEVPKLASGDYNLTAEGISGIVFKNSTKLNYADEKPSTFIQTDKATYKPADLVQFRILFLDENTRPATIDKPISVVITDGAQNRIKQFSDVKLTKGVYSGELQLSEQPVLGTWKISVSVDGDNRETKSFDVDKYVLPKFEVTVDTAKDVVQADNVIRATIRAKYTYGKPVKGKATVTMEQNYGYYGDSEANKQEKTIDIDGKGHVEFDLNGLRSSQYSPPMKLFAIVTEELTGNKQNASATVRLHQQRYNIENLERPDHYHSKKSFIYKVVVKNVDGSPVTGTTKKAKITFQNEYRYWTQPSSESGITFEAPVDEKGIATFNVTLPDNDTRFYRVVASFDGSENHVGTMSKFQPELDRNEPLKIQVNTKTPRLGQKVSFDVISNEGMSYFVYTIVGRGNILESNIMYVPTGLDRITVKFEPTFSMVPKATIYVYYVLNDEFHFEEKSIDFEKDFLNSIEISAPVGAKPSEEVKLQVKTNYDSFVGLLGVDQSVLLLKSGNDLSQDEIFNSFNKYQTSTPWQRGYGRYPGQSSGLVTLTNAHYPFSTGRRVFFRPGLAIDSVRPQFVRPSTVGGLTIQTTIPDPQIRKEFPENWIFSNVENVDGEGFTLTKKIPDTITSWVVTGFSLNPLTGIALTKNPSKIRVFQPFFVSTNLPYSVKRGEVIAIPVVIFNYLDKALDADVVMDNSDQEYEFTEATNEVLEKAIDEVRRVKRVTIPANSGKSVSFMIRPKNVGSTTLKITATSPLAGDTIHQKLKVEPEGVTQFENRAVFINLKDQPELSQSLEAEIPSEVVPQSEFIEFSVVGDLLGPTLQNLDNLVRMPYGCGEQNMVNFVPNILVLKYLEVTGRKLPAVESKARKFLEIGYQRELTYKHNDGSYSAFGKSDASGSTWLTAYVMRSFHQAGTYTDVDPKVVVAGLDFLVSKQKESGEFPEVGKLFDNANQNALGLTSFVLLAFFENHELLSKYQSAVEKAVQYVAEETDKTDDQYSLAIAAVALQLAKHPQAEKVLAKLENVARNENDRRWWSKAPESTGEEGRFFHWKPRSNDVEITSYVLLALLEKDAAEKSLPIMKWLISQRNSNGGFASTQDTVIGLQALTKFAYKTGSGSGTMDIEFAPAGGSKDTIKVNPENSLVLQTHVLPKDTRKLDFTAKGTGSAMVQLSYRYNLAEKDKKPSFKVTPTVKDSASNQLLVVDICAEYVPLDEADKEKDSNMAVMEIALPSGFVGDADSLGKIEAVDRVKRVETKNSDSTVIVYFDSLSPGDVRCLPVEASKAHAVAKQKPASVSLYDYYDTERKATEYYTVQSSLCDICEGSDCGEGCKKA; via the exons ATGCTGAGGCTCTTTCTGTGCGGATTTATCTTGCTATTCGCTCTGCAAATCAATGCTGATGCCGTATACGG GCACTACTCGGTGGTTGCGCCTGGCACCATCCGATCCAACGCCAAGTACACGGTGTCCGTTGCCGTCCACAAGGCAGATGATCCCACTCGGATAAAAGTCAGTCTGAATGGACCATCCTACAATGAGACCAAGGAATTCGAGTTGTTCCCCATGAGCTCCAGGAACGTGGAGTTTGAGGTGCCCAAACTGGCCAGCGGCGACTACAACCTCACTGCTGAGGGAATAAGTGGTATTGTGTTCAAGAACTCGACCAAACTGAATTATGCGGATGAGAAGCCTTCGACCTTTATTCAAACTGATAAGGCCACCTACAAGCCCGCTGATCTCGTGCAGTTCCGTATCCTCTTCCTGGACGAGAACACTCGACCCGCCACGATTGACAAGCCAATATCCGTTGTAATCACCGACGGAGCCCAGAACAGGATTAAGCAGTTTAGTGATGTGAAGCTGACCAAGGGTGTCTACTCCGGGGAGCTCCAGTTGTCGGAGCAACCTGTTCTGGGTACCTGGAAGATATCCGTCAGCGTTGATGGTGATAACAGGGAGACCAAGTCCTTCGATGTGGACAAGTATGTCCTGCCGAAATTCGAGGTCACCGTGGACACAGCCAAGGATGTGGTCCAAGCAGATAATGTGATCAGGGCCACAATTCGCGCTAAATACACATACGGAAAACCAGTCAAGGGCAAGGCGACAGTTACGATGGAACAGAACTACGGATACTACGGAGATTCTGAAGCTAACAAACAGGAAAAGACCATCGACATCGATGGGAAGGGTCATGTAGAGTTTGATCTCAACGGGCTCCGAAGCAGCCAGTACTCACCCCCTATGAAACTCTTTGCCATTGTCACCGAGGAACTGACAGGCAACAAACAGAACGCCTCCGCTACAGTGCGTCTCCACCAGCAGCGGtataatatagaaaatttgGAAAGACCCGACCATTATCATAGCAAGAAGTCGTTTATCTATAAGGTTGTGGTGAAAAACGTAGATGGGTCTCCGGTCACGGGCACCACGAAAAAGGCCAAGATAACCTTTCAGAATGAGTATCGCTATTGGACACAGCCTTCCTCCGAGTCAGGCATCACTTTTGAGGCTCCTGTAGACGAGAAAGGCATCGCCACGTTTAATGTTACGCTGCCCGATAATGATACCAGATTTTACCGTGTTGTTGCCAGTTTCGATGGCTCAGAGAACCACGTTGGAACCATGTCAAAGTTCCAGCCAGAGTTGGACAGAAATGAACCCCTTAAGATTCAGGTGAACACGAAAAC GCCAAGACTGGGCCAGAAAGTTTCTTTCGATGTTATATCCAACGAAGGCATGTCCTACTTTGTTTACACTATTGTGGGCAGAGGTAATATTCTGGAAAGTAATATTATGTATGTGCCAACGGGTCTTGATAGGATTACTGTCAAGTTTGAACCAACGTTTAGCATGGTGCCCAAGGCAACGATCTATGTTTACTACGTCTTGAACGATGAGTTTCACTTCGAAGAGAAATCCATTGACTTTGAGAAAGATTTCCTTAACTCG ATTGAAATTTCGGCTCCAGTGGGCGCCAAGCCCAGTGAAGAGGTCAAGTTACAGGTTAAAACGAATTACGACTCCTTTGTGGGCCTCCTGGGTGTGGATCAGAGTGTCTTGCTGCTCAAGTCGGGAAACGATCTAAGCCAAGATGAAATCTTCAACAGCTTCAACAAGTACCAGACATCGACACCCTGGCAACGTGGTTATGGACGGTATCCTGGACAGAGCTCCGGATTGGTGACCCTAACCAACGCCCACTATCCCTTCAGCACTG GAAGACGAGTATTCTTTAGACCGGGTCTGGCCATCGATTCCGTACGCCCTCAATTTGTGAGGCCCTCAACAGTGGGCGGACTCACTATTCAAACTACCATCCCTGATCCTCAGATTCGAAAAGAGTTTCCGGAAAATTGGATATTTTCCAACGTTGAAAA TGTGGATGGCGAAGGTTTCACCCTGACCAAGAAGATTCCGGATACAATTACCTCGTGGGTGGTGACGGGATTCTCCCTGAACCCCTTAACCGGTATTGCTTTGACCAAGAACCCCAGCAAGATTCGAGTGTTCCAGCCCTTTTTCGTGTCCACCAATCTGCCGTATTCCGTTAAGCGAG GCGAGGTAATTGCCATTCCGGTGGTGATATTCAACTACCTGGACAAGGCCCTCGATGCAGACGTAGTTATGGACAACTCAGACCAGGAGTACGAGTTTACCGAGGCCACCAATGAGGTGTTGGAGAAGGCGATCGATGAGGTGCGCCGGGTCAAGAGGGTCACGATTCCAGCCAACAGTGGCAAGAGTGTGTCATTTATGATCCGCCCGAAGAACGTGGGATCCACAACCCTGAAAATCACGGCCACCTCTCCCTTGGCCGGCGACACCATCCACCAGAAACTGAAGGTAGAGCCGGAGGGCGTAACCCAGTTCGAGAACCGGGCAGTCTTCATCAATCTTAAAGATCAGCCGGAGTTGTCGCAGTCGCTGGAAGCCGAGATTCCCAGCGAAGTGGTACCTCAGTCTGAATTCATTGAGTTCTCTGTGGTGGGTGATCTGCTGGGACCCACGCTCCAGAACCTCGACAATCTGGTGCGCATGCCCTACGGTTGCGGAGAGCAAAACATGGTCAACTTTGTGCCCAACATCCTGGTGTTGAAATACCTGGAGGTCACTGGCAGAAAACTACCAGCCGTCGAGTCCAAGGCCAGGAAGTTCCTGGAGATCGGCTATCAGAGGGAACTGACCTACAAGCACAATGATGGCTCCTACAGTGCCTTTGGAAAGTCGGATGCCTCTGGCAGCACCTGGCTCACCGCCTACGTGATGCGGTCCTTCCATCAAGCGGGAACCTACACGGATGTTGATCCCAAGGTTGTGGTTGCAGGTCTCGATTTCCTCGTTTCCAAGCAGAAGGAGAGTGGCGAATTCCCGGAGGTGGGAAAACTCTTTGACAATGCCAACCAGAATGCCCTGGGTCTCACTTCGTTCGTACTACTGGCCTTCTTCGAGAATCAT GAACTCTTGTCGAAATACCAGTCGGCTGTTGAGAAGGCAGTTCAGTATGTGGCCGAGGAGACCGACAAGACGGACGACCAGTATTCCCTGGCCATTGCCGCCGTTGCCCTGCAACTAGCCAAGCATCCGCAAGCGGAGAAGGTCCTGGCcaagttggagaacgtggccCGAAACGAAAACGATCGCAGGTGGTGGTCCAAGGCTCCGGAGTCGACGGGAGAGGAGGGCAGATTCTTCCACTGGAAGCCTCGCAGCAACGACGTGGAGATCACCTCCTATGTGCTGCTCGCTCTCCTCGAAAAGGATGCGGCGGAGAAGTCGCTGCCCATCATGAAGTGGCTGATCTCACAGCGAAACAGCAACGGAGGATTCGCCTCCACCCAGGACACGGTGATTGGACTGCAGGCCCTCACGAAGTTCGCCTACAAGACGGGTTCCGGTTCGGGCACCATGGATATAGAGTTTGCTCCAGCGGGAGGATCGAAAGACACGATCAAGGTTAACCCTGAGAACTCACTTGTTCTGCAGACCCACGTCCTGCCCAAGGACACTCGCAAACTGGACTTCACAGCCAAGGGCACTGGATCTGCGATGGTCCAGCTATCCTACCGCTACAACCTGGCTGAGAAGGACAAGAAGCCCAGCTTTAAGGTGACGCCCACGGTGAAGGACTCCGCGTCCAACCAACTGCTGGTGGTGGACATCTGCGCCGAGTACGTGCCCTTGGATGAGGCCGACAAGGAGAAGGACTCCAACATGGCTGTCATGGAGATCGCGCTGCCCTCCGGATTTGTCGGAGACGCCGACAGCTTGGGCAAAATCGAAGCCGTGGATCGAGTGAAGCGCGTCGAGACCAAGAACTCCGACTCCACGGTGATCGTCTACTTCGACAGCCTGAGCCCCGGAGATGTCCGGTGCCTGCCGGTGGAGGCCTCCAAGGCGCATGCGGTGGCCAAGCAGAAGCCTGCCTCCGTTTCCCTGTACGACTACTACGACACGGAGCGCAAGGCCACCGAGTACTACACGGTGCAGTCGTCCCTCTGCGACATCTGCGAGGGCAGCGACTGCGGAGAGGGCTGCAAGAAGGCCTAA